The following is a genomic window from Bacteroidota bacterium.
GGGTCATGATGATGCGGCTCTTCACCTTGGCCTTGGGCACCCCGGGCAGGATGCGGATGTAATCCAGGATAAACTCGGCATTGCTGTGCGAGATAATGGCCAGGTTGCTGTATATGCCCTCGGCTACGTCTTCGCTCAGTTCTATATTCAGCTGGTTGCTGTGCTCGTGGTTTGGGGTTTCTGCCATGGATTATCTTTTTTCGATACAGGCTGCCAAGGTACAATTATTCTCTGGCAAGTGCAGGGGTTTTTCTGCTGATGTTAGGGTGTGCCCGCGTACGGGCTCTTTGGAAATACCTTCATTCAGCCTGCTCCATGCGGATGTGTAGCTGCCGGGGCAGGTAGTTGTTGCAGCGGGTACCCAGCTGCTTTAGCCAGCCCAGGGGCAGCTGGTGGTAGGTGGCCAGCTGCCAGCCCTTCGGGCAGTCGGGCTGCGGATCTCGGCCCCTCAGGTAGGCCAGGGCTTGTTCCCGGCTCAGCTCCACCTGTGGGGGCTGGTGCATATAGTGCGGGTGCATGGCCAGCTCGTGGGTGGGCACCCAGTCTGCACCCTTCGGGCTGGCCAGGGGCAGGTCTCGCAGCAGCCAGTGCAGGCGGCAGGGCGGCAGGGCGCTGGGGTAGTCTGCATACAGGCTGTGGCCCTGCAGCTGGGCCTCATAGCCCTCGGCTAGCCGGATCCAGCCCGGTAGGCCAGTTGGCAGCGTTTTTTTCTTTTTTTCCGGACTAGCCCACTCG
Proteins encoded in this region:
- a CDS encoding DUF3467 domain-containing protein; translation: MAETPNHEHSNQLNIELSEDVAEGIYSNLAIISHSNAEFILDYIRILPGVPKAKVKSRIIMTPQHTKRLLLAIQDNIAKFESQFGEIEMNENELAMPPMNFGGPTGMA